A portion of the Caenorhabditis elegans chromosome III genome contains these proteins:
- the sbsp-1 gene encoding SMB domain-containing protein (Confirmed by transcript evidence) yields MRHFLFVSLVFSIPYTCHAGCYQRRLCCAGRNNTCKGVDDGIAHLPTVSTIHNEEAQTFHQRPTVRTEKEYYTPHYESSGDGYDLIFPDVFDEESDERIGKLVLPDIIEMDGSGADKVYERYGLGSGDGEPEDVETQEIPLTTPAPRLKTLIFGLKRDQRTPPEEITRYSLLSKFMPLKVTSTPLLYEENRVQPANNLYYLESSISECYCDEHCVTLGDCCSDYTFVCPPRDCVLTDWDSWTQCTADNGTCGIGTQKRLRHVIQHAERGGAACEPLKEMRTCFVECRPKKSALDDITTVALILDYRHNKTRSKIRRNNIYWDLPNVAEKMKKATYYCVHYTIDWVNRNCVSRLLNKGLSEGSVMCAECQPEATYHRNNGRCASDLEDGDQGFWKLIGPQSCNGIWTRINRTENCQCQIEYPKDHPFLLV; encoded by the exons ATGCGCCACTTCCTATTTGTGTCACTTGTTTTTTCCATACCCTACACTTGCCACGCTGGATGTTATCAGAGACGGTTGTGCTGTGCGGGAAGGAACAATACATGCAAG GGTGTAGACGACGGAATAGCGCATCTTCCAACCGTTAGCACAATACATAATGAAGAAGCACAGACATTTCATCAGAGACCAACTGTAAGAACAGAAAAAGAGTACTATACACCGCATTATGAATCATCTGGAGATGGATACGATCTCATTTTTCCTGAT gtTTTCGATGAAGAAAGCGATGAAAGAATCGGGAAACTCGTGCTACCAGATATTATAGAAATGGATGGATCTGGAGCTGATAAAGTTTACGAGAGATATGGTCTTGGAAGTGGAGACGGAGAGCCGGAAGACGTAGAAACCCAAGAAATTCCATTGACAACACCGGCCCCTCGgctgaaaactttgattttcgGATTGAAACGGGATCAGCGAACACCGCCGGAAGAAATCACGCG gtacTCTCTTTTATCCAAGTTTATGCCATTGAAAGTCACCTCGACTCCTCTTTTGTACGAAGAAAATCGTGTGCAACCAGCGAATAATCTGTATTATTTGGAAAGTTCTATCAGTGAATGCTATTGTGATGAGCACTGTGTCACACTGGGAGATTGTTGCTCGGATTACACGTTCGTGTGCCCAC CAAGAGACTGTGTTCTAACCGATTGGGACAGCTGGACACAATGCACTGCGGACAACGGAACCTGCGGTATAGGCACCCAAAAACGCCTACGCCACGTCATCCAACACGCAGAACGTGGCGGTGCCGCCTGTGAACCCTTAAAAGAAATGCGAACTTGCTTTGTCGAATGCCGACCCAAAAAATCTGCGCTTGACG ATATAACGACTGTGGCATTGATTTTGGACTACAGGCACAATAAGACACGTAGCAAAATTAGGCGGAACAATATCTACTGGGATCTACCAAATGTGGcggaaaagatgaaaaaagcCACGTA CTACTGCGTACACTACACAATTGACTGGGTCAACCGCAACTGCGTCTCTCGTCTCTTAAACAAGGGGCTTTCAGAAGGAAGTGTAATGTGCGCCGAGTGTCAACCAGAAGCCACGTATCACCGAAATAACGGGCGGTGTGCGTCAGATTTGGAGGACGGAGATCAGGGATTCTGGAAGCTCATCGGTCCTCAATCTTGTAACGGAATTTGGACACGAATAAATCGAACCGAGAATTGTCAGTGCCAGATTGAATATCCAAAGGATCATCCGTTCCTGTTAGTCTAG
- the sbsp-1 gene encoding SMB domain-containing protein (Confirmed by transcript evidence) → MRHFLFVSLVFSIPYTCHAGCYQRRLCCAGRNNTCKGVDDGIAHLPTVSTIHNEEAQTFHQRPTVRTEKEYYTPHYESSGDGYDLIFPDVFDEESDERIGKLVLPDIIEMDGSGADKVYERYGLGSGDGEPEDVETQEIPLTTPAPRLKTLIFGLKRDQRTPPEEITRYSEKPRHLLIRYSLLSKFMPLKVTSTPLLYEENRVQPANNLYYLESSISECYCDEHCVTLGDCCSDYTFVCPPRDCVLTDWDSWTQCTADNGTCGIGTQKRLRHVIQHAERGGAACEPLKEMRTCFVECRPKKSALDDITTVALILDYRHNKTRSKIRRNNIYWDLPNVAEKMKKATYYCVHYTIDWVNRNCVSRLLNKGLSEGSVMCAECQPEATYHRNNGRCASDLEDGDQGFWKLIGPQSCNGIWTRINRTENCQCQIEYPKDHPFLLV, encoded by the exons ATGCGCCACTTCCTATTTGTGTCACTTGTTTTTTCCATACCCTACACTTGCCACGCTGGATGTTATCAGAGACGGTTGTGCTGTGCGGGAAGGAACAATACATGCAAG GGTGTAGACGACGGAATAGCGCATCTTCCAACCGTTAGCACAATACATAATGAAGAAGCACAGACATTTCATCAGAGACCAACTGTAAGAACAGAAAAAGAGTACTATACACCGCATTATGAATCATCTGGAGATGGATACGATCTCATTTTTCCTGAT gtTTTCGATGAAGAAAGCGATGAAAGAATCGGGAAACTCGTGCTACCAGATATTATAGAAATGGATGGATCTGGAGCTGATAAAGTTTACGAGAGATATGGTCTTGGAAGTGGAGACGGAGAGCCGGAAGACGTAGAAACCCAAGAAATTCCATTGACAACACCGGCCCCTCGgctgaaaactttgattttcgGATTGAAACGGGATCAGCGAACACCGCCGGAAGAAATCACGCGGTATAGCGAGAAGCCTAGGCATCTTCTAATACG gtacTCTCTTTTATCCAAGTTTATGCCATTGAAAGTCACCTCGACTCCTCTTTTGTACGAAGAAAATCGTGTGCAACCAGCGAATAATCTGTATTATTTGGAAAGTTCTATCAGTGAATGCTATTGTGATGAGCACTGTGTCACACTGGGAGATTGTTGCTCGGATTACACGTTCGTGTGCCCAC CAAGAGACTGTGTTCTAACCGATTGGGACAGCTGGACACAATGCACTGCGGACAACGGAACCTGCGGTATAGGCACCCAAAAACGCCTACGCCACGTCATCCAACACGCAGAACGTGGCGGTGCCGCCTGTGAACCCTTAAAAGAAATGCGAACTTGCTTTGTCGAATGCCGACCCAAAAAATCTGCGCTTGACG ATATAACGACTGTGGCATTGATTTTGGACTACAGGCACAATAAGACACGTAGCAAAATTAGGCGGAACAATATCTACTGGGATCTACCAAATGTGGcggaaaagatgaaaaaagcCACGTA CTACTGCGTACACTACACAATTGACTGGGTCAACCGCAACTGCGTCTCTCGTCTCTTAAACAAGGGGCTTTCAGAAGGAAGTGTAATGTGCGCCGAGTGTCAACCAGAAGCCACGTATCACCGAAATAACGGGCGGTGTGCGTCAGATTTGGAGGACGGAGATCAGGGATTCTGGAAGCTCATCGGTCCTCAATCTTGTAACGGAATTTGGACACGAATAAATCGAACCGAGAATTGTCAGTGCCAGATTGAATATCCAAAGGATCATCCGTTCCTGTTAGTCTAG
- the sbsp-1 gene encoding SMB domain-containing protein (Confirmed by transcript evidence), giving the protein MPLKVTSTPLLYEENRVQPANNLYYLESSISECYCDEHCVTLGDCCSDYTFVCPPRDCVLTDWDSWTQCTADNGTCGIGTQKRLRHVIQHAERGGAACEPLKEMRTCFVECRPKKSALDDITTVALILDYRHNKTRSKIRRNNIYWDLPNVAEKMKKATYYCVHYTIDWVNRNCVSRLLNKGLSEGSVMCAECQPEATYHRNNGRCASDLEDGDQGFWKLIGPQSCNGIWTRINRTENCQCQIEYPKDHPFLLV; this is encoded by the exons ATGCCATTGAAAGTCACCTCGACTCCTCTTTTGTACGAAGAAAATCGTGTGCAACCAGCGAATAATCTGTATTATTTGGAAAGTTCTATCAGTGAATGCTATTGTGATGAGCACTGTGTCACACTGGGAGATTGTTGCTCGGATTACACGTTCGTGTGCCCAC CAAGAGACTGTGTTCTAACCGATTGGGACAGCTGGACACAATGCACTGCGGACAACGGAACCTGCGGTATAGGCACCCAAAAACGCCTACGCCACGTCATCCAACACGCAGAACGTGGCGGTGCCGCCTGTGAACCCTTAAAAGAAATGCGAACTTGCTTTGTCGAATGCCGACCCAAAAAATCTGCGCTTGACG ATATAACGACTGTGGCATTGATTTTGGACTACAGGCACAATAAGACACGTAGCAAAATTAGGCGGAACAATATCTACTGGGATCTACCAAATGTGGcggaaaagatgaaaaaagcCACGTA CTACTGCGTACACTACACAATTGACTGGGTCAACCGCAACTGCGTCTCTCGTCTCTTAAACAAGGGGCTTTCAGAAGGAAGTGTAATGTGCGCCGAGTGTCAACCAGAAGCCACGTATCACCGAAATAACGGGCGGTGTGCGTCAGATTTGGAGGACGGAGATCAGGGATTCTGGAAGCTCATCGGTCCTCAATCTTGTAACGGAATTTGGACACGAATAAATCGAACCGAGAATTGTCAGTGCCAGATTGAATATCCAAAGGATCATCCGTTCCTGTTAGTCTAG